The genomic region GATCATCCGCCAGATGCTGAAGCGGGTGACCATCATCGACTCGGGTGCGACGGAGTTCCTGCCCGGTGCGCTGGTCGAGCGGACGCTGTTCGAGACCGAGAACCGTCGCGTCGTCGCCGAGGGCGGCGAGCCGGCCTCGGCCCGTCCGGTGCTCATGGGCATCACCAAGGCCTCGCTCGCGACCGAGTCGTGGCTGTCGGCCGCCTCCTTCCAGGAGACGACCAAGGTACTCACCGACGCCGCGATCCAGGGCAAGAGCGACAGCCTGCTCGGACTCAAGGAGAACGTGATCATCGGAAAGCTGATCCCGGCGGGTACGGGCATCAGCCGCTACCGGAACATCACGGTCGAGCCGACCGAGGAGGCGCGCGCCGCCGTCTACACGATGGCCGGCTACGACGACGGGCAGTACTACAGCCCGGACGTCTTCGGTCAGGGCTCCGGCGAGGCCGTGCGCCTCGAGGAGTACGACTGGCGGGGCTGATCCCCGGTAGGTGATGAGAGGGCCCCGCAGGCGACCGCCTGCGGGGCCCTCTCGCGTCCCCCGTGCCCGGCGATGATCAGCTCACCCGGGCTCAGTGGGTGGTCGCAACACCCCTGAGCTGACCTGGGGGTCGGGGCATGGCGGAGACGGCGGAGCTGCAGCACCTGCGGCGGGCGTTCTGGCGAGGTATTCGCGACGGGCGGGCCACGGTGGCGGCGGCGAAGCAGGCCGGTGTGTCGCAGGCCCGTGGGTTCCGGTGGTTCCGCGAGTGTGGCGGGGTGTCACCTGTCGAACTGAGTGAGCCGAAGGGCCGGTATCTGAGCCTGCCCGAGCGGGAGGAGATCGCCTGCGCGCTGGAGCGGGGGGAGGGGGTGCGGGCCATCGCCCGGGGGCTTGATCGTGATGCGGGCACGATCAGTCGGGAGATCCGCCGCAACCGTCCGCCGGGCAGGCCGTATCGCGCCGTGCCGGCGCAGGCCGCGGCCGAGCAGCGGGCGCGCCGCCCGAAGCGGCACAAGCTCGCTCACCTGCCGCTGCGCGACCATGTGCAGGCCTGGCTGGAGGACAAGTGGTCACCGCAGGCGATCGCGGCCCGGCTGCGGCTGGACTTCGGTGACGATGAGGCGATGCAGGTCTCCCACGAGACGATCTACCGGTCGCTGTTCATCCAGGGCCGCGGGGAGCTGAGCCGGGAGCTGACCAAGCACCTGCGCACCGGCCGGGCGCTGCGCAAGCCGCGTAAGCGGGTGGACGGTCGGTCCGATCCCGACCGCCGTATCCCGGACAAGATCTCCATCCGGGAGCGGCCGGGCGACGCCGATGACCGCGCCGTGCCCGGGCACTGGGAGGGCGACTTCCTGATGGGCAAGAACAACCGCTCCGCGGTGGGCACCCTGGTCGAGCGCTCGACTCGGTTCACCATCCTGCTGCACCTGCCCGGCCCGCACGACCTGCTCGCCTTCCACGACGCCGTGGTGGCCGCGATGGGCGGGCTTCCGGCGGAGTTGCGCCGCTCGCTGGCCTGGGACCAGGGCCTGGAAATGCGCAACCACAAGCAGATCAGCATCGCCGCCGACCTGCCGATCTACTTCTGCGATCCGCACTCGCCCTGGCAGCGCGGCACCAACGAGAACACCAACGGCCTGCTGCGCCAGTACCTGCCCAAGGGCACCGACCTCTCGGTGCACAGTCCCGCAGACCTCGCCGCCATCGCGGCCTCACTCAACGGCCGGCCCCGCAAGGTCCTCGGCTGGCTCAAGCCCGACGAGGTCATCGGCCCACTATTGTCGGGCCATCAATCCACGGGTGTTGCGACCGCTCCGTGAATCCGCCTCACCTGATCGTCAGGGGTCCTACCTCGCGGTCGACGGTGAGGGAGGACCCCGGACGGTGAGGGTGGACGGCGAGCGGGTCAGGCGTCGGCGCTTCCCGACGATCTCCTGCAGCGCCCGGACGTGAGCGGCGTAGGCACGCCTGCCCTCCGGGGTGGGGGAGAACCAGAGCCTCACCCCACACGGCAGTTGCGATCCCGGGGGAGTCGCGCACCCTCAGCCGGCGAGGCGCTTCATGGTCTCCACGGTCCTCAGGCGGCCCTCGCGGCTGCCGTCCATGGGCTGGAGCATGAGCGTGGTCACGCCGGCCCCGGCGAACGCCGCGATCCGCTCGGCGACGTAGCCCTCGGACCCGATCAGCGACGAGGCCCTCACCAGCTCGAGGGGGACGGCGGCCGCGGCCTCGTCCTTCTTGCCGTCGAGGTAGAGGTCCTGGATGGTCTTCGCCTCCGCCTCGTAGCCGTAGCGGACGGCGAGGTCGTTGTAGAAGTTCTTGCCGCGCGCGCCCATCCCGCCGATGTAGAGCGCCAGCGCCGGCCGCACGAACTCCAGCAGGGGCTCGACGTCGTCGCCGATCGCCACGGGCACGCCGGTGATGACCTGCAGCTCGCCCAGCGCCGGGTCGCGCCTGGCCTTGCCGGCGGCCAGCGAATCACCCCACACCGAGGAGGCCTTCTCGGGCACGAAGAAGATCGGCTCCCACGCCTCGGCGATCTCGGCCGCCAGTTCGACGTTCTTCGGGCCGAGGGCGGCCAGCATGACCGGGATCCGCTCCCGGACCGGGGTGTTGATCAGCTTGAGCGGCTTGCCCAGCCCGGTGCCCTGCTCGGCCGGCAGGGGGACGGTGTACTTCTTGCCCTCGTGGGCCAGCCGCTCGCGGCGCCACACCTGGCGGCAGATCTCCACGATCTCGCGGGTGCGCTGGAGGGGGGCGTCGTAGGGGACGCCGTGCCAGCCCTCGATGACCTGCGGGCCGGAGGCGCCCAGACCGAGGGTGAACCGGCCCCCGGAGACGAAGTCCAGGCCGGCCGCGGTCATCGCGGTGAGCGCGGGAGTGCGGCTGTAGATCGGGAAGATGGCGCTCAGCAGCTCGACCCGCTCGGTCACCGCCGCCAGGTAGCCCAGCTGGCTGACGGCGTCGAACGTGTAGACCTCGGCCACCGCCGCGAGGTCGAGCCCCGCGGACTCGAGGTCGCGGATCTCGGCCGCCGTCTCCTGGAACCCACCGCTGTAACTGGCCTGGATGCCGATCCGCACGTGCACTCCCTCGGTCGCGGCCCCCTCGTCGGCGCCACCGCGCACGCTATCGGCTGCGCCCTGTCGGGCGTCTCGGAGCCGGCTCAGAGCGGTCGGACGGCCCCGATGACCTCGGTGACCACGCGGACACCGTCGACATCCCCGGGCACCCGCGGCGCCGCGGCCGCGTCCGCCAGGTCCACCTTGAGGACGTAGCCGCTGTCCCGCCGGGCCAGACCGATCCCCACGACCCCCGGCTCGCCGGACAGGCGCTCGGACAGCGTGCTCTTGGCGGCACGCGCCGCGGCCCGGTCGGTCATGCCCTCATGGTGCCCCGCCCCGTGCCGGCGCGACACTCCCGGCGGCCGTGACCTGTGCTGGAACGGCCGCCCTCAGGACCCCGACGCCAGTGTGCGACCGGTGGGGGGAGGGCGGTCCTCGCACCACTCGACGTCGAGGATGGCCAGCACGGTGGAGAGCGGATTGGCGAACGTGACCCCGGTGCCCGCCGCACCACCGGTCTCGCTGCCTGCGAAGAGCAGGGCCACCGGCGCCCTGTCCCGGCTGCGCCAGATGACCGAGCCGCTGTCACCCCCGGCGCTGAAGGCCCCCGACCGGCCCTCGATCTCGATCTGGTCGTCGAAGCGGTAGATTCCCTGGGGGGAGGACAGAGCGTCGTACTGGACGGCGACGCCGTCCACCTCGACCGCCGTGATCCGGCCGCGGGTGTGGCCGGTGGTGCGGCCGATCTTCTCCACGGCCTCGTCCGGATCGACGTCGAGACGGGCGGGAACCGTGGCCAGGAGGGGGCCACCGGGGAGATCGCCCGGGGCGACGTCCACGTCCTCGTCGAGGGCCGCGACGGCGGCGTCGACCAGGTTCACCCCGGCCGCCATCGGCTGGAAGCCGGTGAGCGTCGCCACCCGGTCGGCCGTGCGGCCACCGTCGGACGGACCGGGCTGCAGGACGGCGTCGCCGGCGGACGCGGCGTTGCTCGCGGCGAGGACGTGGTTGTTGGACAGGATGGCCAGCCCCGAGGCGGTCCGCACGAACCCGCCCAGCGTGCCGGCGGTGACCGAGGCGTGGGCCACCGACAGTCCCGGGCGCAGCGGGCGGACCCGGCGCTGCAGTTCGCCGGGGGAGCTCAGGGAGCGGACCGGACCGATCACCTTCACGTCCACCTCCTCCGCCGCGACCCGGCCCAGATCGGGCAACAGCGCGCGATCGCCGTTGCGCTGCAGTCGCACCGCCACGCGGGCACCCGCGCTGGTGGGGCTCAGGCCCACGGCAACCCACGGCCACGGGGCGTCGCGCTCGCCGGGCGCGCTGCTGGCCTCGACCGCCGAGGGGAGGCGCTCGAGGATGCGGGCCTTGAGCTCGCGGGCGGCATCGGGATCCACGGGTCCTCCGGCAGCGGGAAGAGGGGCAGGGGGCACGACGGACGCTAGGCCCGGGGTGCGACGTTCCCGTCCGCCGCGCGGCCTACTCCCCATCCGAGCCGCCGACGGGTAACGTGCGCCTCCGCTGCCGGGGTCCCCCGGGGAGCGCCGGCCGGCCGGGAAGAGAAGCGGTCGCGGCGTCGTTCCCCCGGGTGTCGTCCGCCCCGGTGGGCGACACCCGGCCACCGGCTGCGTGTGTGAGGGACCCGGCTTTGACCGGTCTCGCAGGCACGGGTATCGTGGTCTGCTGTGCCCAGGGTGCCCTGGGCCTGCTCCCGTTCGCGGTGCGCCTGGGTGACCGGAGGCTGAAGCCTCCAGGTCGCCGGGGACCACCTCCTGGCCCTGGGCCGGAAGGTGGCGGCGCCGAGTCGCGAGGGGCGACCGATTCCGGTCCGACGTCCATCGGCCGGTCCCGGGAAGGGCGACACGCCCGACCGCGGGGGCCGGACAATGACTGGCGGCCAGAATGGGCCAGTCCGGGCAGGTCCGGCACGCGGCACCCGAGCAACGCAGCACGACAGCAAGCACCACGCCGATAGCACGACCCAGCGCAGGTAGGAGATCCAGGCCACCCATGCCCACGATCAACCAGCTGGTCCGCAAGGGCCGCGAGGACAAGGTCGAGAAGACCAAGACTCCGGCGCTGAAGGGTTCGCCCCAGCGCCGCGGAGTCTGCACGCGCGTCTACACGACGACGCCGAAGAAGCCGAACTCGGCGCTGCGCAAGGTCGCTCGCGTCCGCCTCACCAGTGGCATCGAGGTGACCGCCTACATCCCGGGCGTCGGCCACAACCTGCAGGAGCACTCGATGGTGCTCGTGCGCGGCGGCCGGGTGAAGGACCTCCCGGGCGTGCGCTACAAGATCATCCGCGGCTCGCTGGACACCCAGGGTGTCCGCAACCGAAAGCAGGCCCGCAGCCGCTACGGCGCGAAGAAGGAGAAGAGCTAATGCCGCGCAAGGGCCCCGCGCCGAAGCGTCCGCTCGTCGCCGACCCGGTGTACCAGTCGCCGCTGGTCACCCAGCTGGTGAACAAGGTGCTCGTCGACGGCAAGCGTTCGGTCGCCGAGGCGATCGTCTACGGCGCCCTCGAAGGCGCCCGCGCCAAGAGCGACACCGACCCGGTCGTCACGCTCAAGCGCGCGCTGGACAACGTCAAGCCGGCCCTCGAGGTCCGCAGCCGCCGTGTCGGTGGCGCGACCTACCAGGTCCCGGTCGAGGTCCGTCCCTCGCGGAGCACCACGCTCGGCCTGCGCTGGCTGATCCAGTACAGCCGGGCCCGTCGCGAGAAGACGATGACCGAGCGTCTGATGAACGAGCTCCTCGACGCCAGCAACGGCCTCGGTGCCGCCGTGAAGCGTCGCGAGGACACCCACAAGATGGCCGAGTCGAACAAGGCCTTCGCGCACTACCGCTGGTAAGCACCAGCGCCCGCCGCCGGCGGGACCACCGGGACGCTTCGAGATGTCGTAGCCCCGGAAGCCCGCACGCGGACCCGAACGAAGAGGAGTAAGAGATGGCCACAGGGGCCCAGCTCGCCAAGACCCGCAACATCGGGATCATGGCGCACATCGACGCCGGCAAGACCACGACGACGGAGCGCATCCTCTTCTACACCGGTATCAACTACAAGATCGGTGAGGTCCACGACGGCGCGGCCACGATGGACTGGATGGAGCAGGAGCAGGAGCGCGGCATCACGATCACGTCGGCCGCGACGAAGTGCGTGTGGAACGGCTTCGACATCAACATCATCGACACCCCCGGCCACGTCGACTTCACCGTCGAGGTGGAGCGGTCGCTGCGGGTGCTCGACGGTGCCGTCGCCGTCTACGACG from Blastococcus colisei harbors:
- a CDS encoding IS30 family transposase, with translation MAETAELQHLRRAFWRGIRDGRATVAAAKQAGVSQARGFRWFRECGGVSPVELSEPKGRYLSLPEREEIACALERGEGVRAIARGLDRDAGTISREIRRNRPPGRPYRAVPAQAAAEQRARRPKRHKLAHLPLRDHVQAWLEDKWSPQAIAARLRLDFGDDEAMQVSHETIYRSLFIQGRGELSRELTKHLRTGRALRKPRKRVDGRSDPDRRIPDKISIRERPGDADDRAVPGHWEGDFLMGKNNRSAVGTLVERSTRFTILLHLPGPHDLLAFHDAVVAAMGGLPAELRRSLAWDQGLEMRNHKQISIAADLPIYFCDPHSPWQRGTNENTNGLLRQYLPKGTDLSVHSPADLAAIAASLNGRPRKVLGWLKPDEVIGPLLSGHQSTGVATAP
- a CDS encoding LLM class F420-dependent oxidoreductase; its protein translation is MRIGIQASYSGGFQETAAEIRDLESAGLDLAAVAEVYTFDAVSQLGYLAAVTERVELLSAIFPIYSRTPALTAMTAAGLDFVSGGRFTLGLGASGPQVIEGWHGVPYDAPLQRTREIVEICRQVWRRERLAHEGKKYTVPLPAEQGTGLGKPLKLINTPVRERIPVMLAALGPKNVELAAEIAEAWEPIFFVPEKASSVWGDSLAAGKARRDPALGELQVITGVPVAIGDDVEPLLEFVRPALALYIGGMGARGKNFYNDLAVRYGYEAEAKTIQDLYLDGKKDEAAAAVPLELVRASSLIGSEGYVAERIAAFAGAGVTTLMLQPMDGSREGRLRTVETMKRLAG
- the rpsG gene encoding 30S ribosomal protein S7; translated protein: MPRKGPAPKRPLVADPVYQSPLVTQLVNKVLVDGKRSVAEAIVYGALEGARAKSDTDPVVTLKRALDNVKPALEVRSRRVGGATYQVPVEVRPSRSTTLGLRWLIQYSRARREKTMTERLMNELLDASNGLGAAVKRREDTHKMAESNKAFAHYRW
- the rpsL gene encoding 30S ribosomal protein S12, with the translated sequence MPTINQLVRKGREDKVEKTKTPALKGSPQRRGVCTRVYTTTPKKPNSALRKVARVRLTSGIEVTAYIPGVGHNLQEHSMVLVRGGRVKDLPGVRYKIIRGSLDTQGVRNRKQARSRYGAKKEKS